In one Vibrio sp. CB1-14 genomic region, the following are encoded:
- a CDS encoding NADH:ubiquinone oxidoreductase translates to MTKILMLLGVSLGAGYAAADHIHSYLLGLSIASLAVGACYMIAFASTRFPQFAMGLLLLGTIAKLTVTVVGVGLSISNDLITSPIVFALSYLFYIIAVSYLWFSYRDSITPAPKGLKAHVA, encoded by the coding sequence ATGACCAAAATTCTAATGTTGCTCGGTGTCTCTCTTGGAGCAGGCTACGCAGCTGCTGACCACATTCACTCTTATCTACTTGGTTTGTCTATTGCTTCTTTAGCGGTTGGAGCTTGCTACATGATCGCATTTGCGAGTACACGTTTCCCGCAATTCGCTATGGGTCTTTTACTCCTAGGAACGATCGCGAAGCTGACAGTCACCGTGGTGGGGGTAGGGTTAAGTATTTCGAATGATTTGATCACCTCACCAATCGTATTTGCGCTGTCTTATTTGTTCTACATCATTGCAGTGAGCTATTTGTGGTTCAGCTACCGCGATAGCATTACGCCAGCGCCTAAAGGACTAAAAGCGCACGTAGCATAG